A region of Theileria annulata chromosome 2, complete sequence, *** SEQUENCING IN PROGRESS *** DNA encodes the following proteins:
- a CDS encoding putative P-,Q-rich family protein, putative (Contains putative signal peptide, P-,Q-rich family 2, PF02178 AT hook motif;~Signal peptide predicted for TA11965 by SignalP 2.0 HMM (Signal peptide probability 0.945, signal anchor probability 0.000) with cleavage site probability 0.863 between residues 22 and 23): MYFIYKFLFFVLSFIFCKYTNCIYQTIDLTNLNFYYIHCEMEDLYGNISIVTVVPNDSVKIIKVKYKVNILWTNILPGEYLNEVKLYKLYGEPKLALVVSDFYGTKYVRFFVRQGFIWGEIRLNEFNESFETLIRTRVFYLKNVVDTDTFMVQRQVFAGFPAYIFTPYNVYDVVAAIHNNWVIWSSNRVNKRCVRIVVHGKLNDPKLVQITVLRNTNIPGFKTDVQGGKLTQQKDIMRMHLINEFLRGARLARKRISRRRKLGTQSTEDCGDSPTKKVSYYVPKRKLVMPKQYVKRPKKDQQEQDETDEEDILEDEDEDEEDEDGIEQMKQQKKMYLNEKKLLENEITKLKFEVNQIQELIVAERDQSIDKAGTEEDSSDDDENDQAEEREDGEQDDAPIDLQDGKCDDISDKKRERRRKLKKLYGQIRRKRMRLSEAEEKLISLKEKYIEGDGILDCVIPKEQIERMQELINSIKRARQNLAQLRYIYTVGKKSEGDGSKDYQKKCENLIRKEQANLEELEKEIFILECTMREKIGFNLELYYSLLEGPLKVGSNVYHNIKAGPHKKKRYEPIKVKQIQLSELTQRIEEEESTEEPESMDEQQNIPEPPIVEQYITEPQYIPEHQLIVEQPVPEPQEQQTIQEHQSMSEPQPITEPQVTYKPYKPRIQGSQGMRKQSQTQDQGTSETQDQVTSETQDQGTSETQTQVTSETQDQGTSEQDGVVNQPRLFRPYLDEPYQPQQQQPQQVQHIQQPYDPYQHPYQHIPGPFQPYQEPYQPYQESFQPYQQPYDPYHQPYDPYQQPYQPVPYEPYQPIPGTQYIELQPIQQQYYPGPQYVELQPIQQQIPQPVPEPVPQIQQQQPLKQPVPGPQQQQPVLEPEVVTVSISDDSDEDVEQETQTQPGQPQYQPPPYQPNQPPQPAKYQPPQQPVSGPQQPYQPPQYPGQPQPFQPHVISQEGITYPQQPFQPIPGYLQELLARKATQNQNEPPKRKRGRPPKIRRTPEVHENTKKDKYTQTYGSIYTFPVPAQPLIPPYPSVEKEKNQDGGEEREPPKQPTGTNGKIQRSKGEWIEQKYYKKVNNEWQLVGKTEFYILLQKYEMEEE; the protein is encoded by the coding sequence atgtattttatttataaatttttgttttttgtACTCTCATtcattttttgtaaatacACTAATTGTATTTATCAAACTATTGATTTGACAAATCTTAACTTTTACTATATTCATTGTGAGATGGAAGATCTTTACGGTAACATTAGCATTGTCACAGTTGTACCAAATGACTcagtaaaaataattaaggTGAAATATAAagtaaatattttatgGACTAATATATTACCTGGTGAGTATCTTAATGAAGTCAAACTGTATAAGTTATACGGTGAACCTAAGCTAGCGCTTGTAGTTTCGGATTTTTATGGTACTAAGTATGTAAGATTTTTTGTTAGACAAGGTTTCATTTGGGGCGAAATAAGGTTGAACGAGTTTAATGAAAGTTTCGAGACATTAATTAGAACAAGGGTGTTTTATCTGAAAAATGTTGTAGATACTGATACTTTTATGGTTCAACGCCAAGTTTTTGCGGGATTTCCGGCCTACATTTTCACTCCATATAATGTTTACGATGTTGTTGCTGCAATTCACAACAATTGGGTAATATGGTCAAGTAATAGAGTAAATAAAAGATGTGTTCGTATTGTCGTTCATGGAAAGTTAAACGACCCAAAACTGGTCCAAATCACCGTTTTGCGTAATACTAATATTCCTGGATTTAAAACAGATGTTCAAGGTGGGAAACTAACTCAACAAAAGGATATCATGAGGATGCATTTGATAAATGAATTTCTTAGAGGTGCACGTCTTGCCAGGAAGCGAATTAGTAGACGAAGAAAACTGGGAACACAGTCGACAGAAGATTGCGGAGATTCTCCAACTAAAAAAGTTTCATATTATGTGCCTAAAAGAAAACTAGTAATGCCAAAGCAATATGTTAAAAGACCTAAAAAAGATCAACAGGAGCAAGATGAAACAGATGAGGAAGATATTTtggaagatgaagatgaagatgaagaagatgagGATGGCATAGAACAAATGAAGCAACAAAAAAAAATGTATCTAAATgaaaagaaattattagaaaatgaaataacTAAGCTGAAATTCGAAGTAAATCAAATCCAAGAACTAATTGTGGCAGAAAGAGACCAATCTATAGATAAAGCAGGCACTGAGGAGGATAGTTcagatgatgatgaaaatgacCAAGCTGAGGAACGTGAAGATGGTGAACAAGATGATGCTCCAATTGATCTTCAAGATGGGAAATGTGACGATATATCTGATAAAAAACGAGAGCGTAggagaaaattaaaaaaattatatggTCAAATCAGACGGAAAAGAATGAGACTATCTGAAGCTGAAGAAAAATTGATTAGTTTGAAAGAAAAGTATATTGAAGGAGATGGAATATTAGATTGTGTTATACCAAAGGAGCAAATTGAAAGAATGCAGGAATTAATCAATAGCATAAAACGTGCGCGTCAGAATTTAGCACAACTAagatatatatatactgtTGGGAAAAAGTCGGAAGGCGATGGAAGTAAAGATTATCAAAAAAAGTgtgaaaatttaataagGAAAGAACAAGCTAATCTTGAAGAATTGGAAAaagaaatatttatattagaATGTACAATGAGAGAAAAAATAGGTTttaatttggaattatattattcactACTAGAAGGACCGCTGAAAGTTGGTAGTAATGTGTACCATAATATTAAAGCAGGGCCACATAAGAAAAAAAGATATGAACCTATAAAGGTTAAGCAAATTCAATTAAGTGAATTAACACAACGTATAGAAGAAGAAGAATCTACAGAAGAACCAGAATCTATGGATGAACAACAGAATATACCAGAACCACCTATAGTGGAACAATATATAACAGAACCCCAGTATATACCAGAACATCAACTTATAGTAGAGCAACCTGTACCAGAACCTCAAGAGCAACAAACTATACAAGAACATCAATCTATGTCAGAACCTCAACCTATAACAGAACCTCAAGTGACATATAAACCGTATAAACCTAGAATACAAGGTTCACAAGGAATGAGAAAACAATCACAAACTCAAGATCAAGGTACATCAGAAACTCAAGATCAAGTTACATCAGAAACTCAAGATCAAGGTACATCAGAAACTCAAACACAAGTTACATCAGAAACTCAAGATCAAGGTACATCAGAGCAAGATGGAGTTGTAAATCAACCGAGATTATTTAGACCATATTTAGATGAACCCTATCAACCACAACAACAACAACCACAACAAGTTCAGCATATTCAACAACCATATGACCCATATCAGCATCCTTATCAACATATACCAGGACCATTTCAGCCGTATCAAGAACCTTATCAACCTTATCAAGAATCATTTCAACCTTATCAGCAACCATATGACCCATATCACCAACCATATGACCCATATCAGCAACCATATCAACCAGTACCATATGAACCTTATCAACCTATACCAGGAACTCAATATATTGAATTACAGCCAATTCAACAACAATATTATCCTGGACCTCAATATGTTGAATTACAACCAATACAACAACAAATTCCACAACCTGTACCAGAACCCGTACCACAAATTCAACAGCAACAACCACTGAAACAACCTGTACCAGGACCTCAACAGCAACAACCAGTGCTGGAGCCAGAAGTAGTGACCGTAAGTATTTCTGATGATTCAGATGAGGATGTAGAACAAGAAACTCAAACTCAACCTGGACAGCCACAATATCAACCGCCTCCATATCAACCAAATCAGCCACCTCAACCGGCTAAATATCAACCGCCCCAACAACCTGTATCAGGACCTCAACAACCATATCAACCGCCTCAATATCCTGGCCAGCCTCAGCCATTTCAACCTCATGTCATATCACAAGAAGGAATAACATATCCGCAGCAGCCATTTCAACCTATACCAGGATACCTTCAAGAACTACTAGCTCGTAAAGCTACACAGAATCAAAACGAACCCCCTAAAAGAAAACGTGGTAGGCCACCTAAGATACGTAGAACACCTGAAGTACACGAAAATACCAAAAAAGATAAATACACTCAAACTTATGGGTCAATTTACACATTCCCCGTTCCTGCTCAACCACTCATTCCTCCTTATCCATCTGTTGAAAAAGAGAAGAATCAAGATGGAGGAGAAGAAAGAGAGCCTCCAAAACAGCCAACTGGAACTAATGGAAAAATCCAAAGGTCAAAAGGAGAATGGATAGaacaaaaatattacaaaaaagTAAACAATGAATGGCAATTAGTAGGGAAAACtgaattttatatattgttgcaaaaatatgaaatgGAGGAAGAGTAG